The Penicillium psychrofluorescens genome assembly, chromosome: 2 nucleotide sequence GATGGGAGTATGGAGCACGGCGGAAGACAGAGGAAGCGGCGCGCGCAGGTCGAAGGAGACGCCTGAGCGGGAGCATTGAAAAGAAGGGTGAAAgaggcagcaaagaaagaaagaaagaaaagacagaaaagaaagaggaagacAGGAACCGTGGACGGCCAGGCTAGTCCACGGGATGAGTCCGGTGCCACGTGACCTTATCACCCTATGACCCGATGGCTGTCCTTCCAACTGAGTTACCGATGTAATTAATTCTCTCTGCATCACGACTTCCCATCCTTCCTCAACATGCGCTGGTCCTCCCGGCTCCTGGCCCTGGCTGTCACAGGTGCACTCGGAGCAAGCGCCTTTGATGcctccctcttcaccttccaccAGGATGGTCAAGACTCCGTCTCAGAAGATGTCGCCCAGCTGATTTTGGAGCTTCGGACCAAGTCCTCTCTCGCAGCGGTGCTAGGCAAGATGGAAACAGGGACCGCGGATCAGTTGAATCAGTTTGTCCGGTCCGATGGCATGCTATTTGGAGGCGCCGATGGCCATGACGCCCCCATGAGAAGCTTGGTGCTGCTCGAGGGGATCGATGGGCAAGTGGGTATGTTGTTTGGTCCCTGGGAATTTTGGGTGACGACTTACCCTCCGAACAGGATCGGCAGTTCAAAAGAGCCAACCAAGTTATATCCGCATCCCTCATGCTTCCTCCGATTTCATGGACAGTGATTCTCTGGAGTCATTTCTCGGAAGTGATGGGACAGGAATCAATGGCAAACATTGCACCTACCACAGTACGGCCGGTCTGCCAATGACCTCTGAGGTAACTACTCTCTCCTGCCAATGCCATATTCAAACGGCCCCGTGCTAATGAGGACTTCGCTTCTAGAATGCCAAAAAATGCGTATCCGAAGACCCCATTCTCTCCGCCGGGGGTGACTTACTCGGCCACGACTTTCTCGGCCTCATTGATTCCGTGGAAACATGGACCCCTGACGGTTCCGGACTGTCGGCTTCGAGAATACTATTGAAGGTAATGGAAAGCCCCACCGGTTCAACGGATGGACTCTAATCAAACTTCTCTCAGCCCCAAAGTTCTTCGGGTGATTCTGAGCGCGTCGCCAACTCTTTGGAGTCCTTCTTTCACACTTTAGCCAAATTATCTTCTTCCGGCAAACAGGAGATCACTGCCCTACTTCTACCGCGCTGCAATGACTCGAAACACAAGCTGGCCCGCCGAGGCATCTCAGGCATGCTCTCTCGAGCCTCGAACCCGAATCAACTGAGAGCCCTCAAAGGGTCGGCCCAAGACATGTCGGTGCCATCCACACTCACCCCCGTGTGCCATGCCTCCAACTCGTCTTGTGTCGAAGCAACGGATAATTGTTCGGGTCACGGCTTCTGCTATAAAAAATCCGGATCAGGCAATTCAGGAGCCGGGGACAGCTGCTATGCCTGCCAATGCACAAAAACACTGAGGGAGAAAACCGATGGCACATTCGAGACCATCCAGTGGGGTGGGTCAGCTTGTCAGAAGAGGGATATTAgctcgcccttcttcctGATCGCTGGGGTCAGCATTTTGGTTGTGGCAATGGTCAGTAGCGCGATCGGGATGTTGTTCAGCGTGGGCCAGCAGGAGCTGCCGAGCGTGATCGGGGCAGGTGTGGGCGGCACAAAGGCCCCAATGTGAAGACCTGAAGGCAGAGGGGGAAATGTCATACATATATACTTTCATATAACCACCTAGGCTCACGAGTTCGTTCGTCACAAATGCGCTTTATCCATTGGTAGGTAAAATTGGAATGTAAATGCTTCCTCCACTGCATATCATGAAAACCGCTCAAAGATGAATTCCCATCGTTTTTGAGCCTCCAGGCATTGCAAGGGTTAGAGCAAGCCCCGAAGGCTAGCCTGGGAAACCAGATCGCATGAATGCCAAAGCTCCcaccagaagatcaaagaatAAATTACACATATCAAGTCATCAACAAATAAGAAGCTGGTATCTCAGTCAACATTCCAGATGTTGATCCAGCATGCAGAGAAGGATTCGTAAGCGAGCCGTTAGTCCGGACCAGCTTCCAGTTCGCGAGGCGTCTGGCGCTCAGGTCGTGAAACGCTAGCAGGCGGTAACTCCGTGTCAGGCGATGGAGGTTGCTCTCGACCGGTGCGATTAAAAAGCCCCCGAAGGCGACTTGGGACTAGGCGTGGCCAGGTATGCTGTTCCGCGCTCCCCGGCTCATCCTCCCTGCGGAGTTCGTGGGGCGTTAGTTGCGAACGTCCTTCCGGCGGAGCAGATCGGTCCCCCCTTCGATTGGACATTGGGAAGATTCGCCCAGGTAATGATAATTGCGCTCGGAACGGATTCGCTCGATGCCCGGTCCGAGCAGTTGGGGATGGCCTCGTAATCGTATCCAGATTAGCCacaagaagacgacgaccTTGCCGGTCCCCTGTTGCCTGATTTTCCGTGCCTGGCGCACGGGGTTTTGGTACGTAGTAATCCGCCTTGCATAGAGGACAACACGCTCTCCGGCTCGTCAGCCAGGGATCGACACAGGAGGCATGGAAAGCATGCCCACAGGTCAGGCCTCTTAtatcgtcgtcatcctcaaTCAAGTCCAGACAGATGGCACAAGAGTCTCCTGGATTTGGCAAGAGTTCGGCAGGAAGTGCGTTGCGGATCTGATCGccatcgtcttcgtcttcatctgGCTCAACTGTCTCCGAGTTCAAAGTGTGCTGCCATTTAAATTCTTGCGGAGAATTGCTTGCACCTATGCTCTGTTGCTCGAAAGAGAGACCAGCCACAGGGGGCGCTTTTTCGTCTGTTGGCTGCATCGAATTTTCGGCATGTTGGTCTTGCGAGGCTTGCGAGGCGCCCGATTCTATTCGGTCATTGGCGCTCTCGGATGGCGATAGCGCGGCTGTCACGACCCCCACTGGTGCAGAAACCACACCCGGGTCATCTTTCAGACTATTAGGCCTGCTATTCGGGGCCGTGATCCCTCCTTCTGTTGGTAGACCTTGGTTTGCGCGAGAAGACCTCCATACCTTATATTTGACAAGCGAGAAACGCTCATTGACTTCGTCCATCGTCAtcagcttcttttccctccGTCGTCGATGGGTTCGAGGCATGGCCACCAAGTCAATGGGCTCTCCAGTGTCTTCTCCTCGAAGTTGGCGGTTCCGCTGGTTGTAACGAAAACAGTATTTTACTCCCACAATAATCCTGCAGGCATATTCATCAGCCACAGAATCCTATCCAAACGCCGACCGCTCCGAGGGGAAAATTGATGCCCTCCCGGATGTTCCAGGCGTCGGACGACTGGACTTACCATAGATTGGTGAACACCACCCCAAAGCCGAGAGCGACGAAGAAAAGTAGAGGTGAGCTGGTTGCGTTGCCCGAGTTATTTCCACTACTACTAGTAGTAGTAGCGGTGGCAGCAGCCGTAgtcgtggtggatgccaTGTTTGGGTGATcaagaaaggagaaggagtggGGGTAAGGAGGTGATGGTTGTCAAGATGGTTAAAAACTTCTTGGCAGTTACTGAGCTCTCAGAGTCCCATCCCCAGTCGAGCATATGCATGCCTTCGCGCTTCAGGAGACGAGATGCAGCGGAGGCTGGCTGCGAGAGGGGCGGGATGGCAGTGAACACGCAGGTTGGCGACACGGAACCCCAGAGGCAGGCAG carries:
- a CDS encoding uncharacterized protein (ID:PFLUO_003060-T1.cds;~source:funannotate) — encoded protein: MDEVNERFSLVKYKVWRSSRANQGLPTEGGITAPNSRPNSLKDDPGVVSAPVGVVTAALSPSESANDRIESGASQASQDQHAENSMQPTDEKAPPVAGLSFEQQSIGASNSPQEFKWQHTLNSETVEPDEDEDDGDQIRNALPAELLPNPGDSCAICLDLIEDDDDIRGLTCGHAFHASCVDPWLTSRRACCPLCKADYYVPKPRAPGTENQATGDRQGRRLLVANLDTITRPSPTARTGHRANPFRAQLSLPGRIFPMSNRRGDRSAPPEGRSQLTPHELRREDEPGSAEQHTWPRLVPSRLRGLFNRTGREQPPSPDTELPPASVSRPERQTPRELEAGPD
- a CDS encoding uncharacterized protein (ID:PFLUO_003059-T1.cds;~source:funannotate), translated to MRWSSRLLALAVTGALGASAFDASLFTFHQDGQDSVSEDVAQLILELRTKSSLAAVLGKMETGTADQLNQFVRSDGMLFGGADGHDAPMRSLVLLEGIDGQVGSAVQKSQPSYIRIPHASSDFMDSDSLESFLGSDGTGINGKHCTYHSTAGLPMTSENAKKCVSEDPILSAGGDLLGHDFLGLIDSVETWTPDGSGLSASRILLKVMESPTGSTDGL